Proteins encoded together in one Coffea arabica cultivar ET-39 chromosome 2c, Coffea Arabica ET-39 HiFi, whole genome shotgun sequence window:
- the LOC113724535 gene encoding deoxypodophyllotoxin synthase-like produces MENNPQVYTPQTQQNNIVPVIYFTAENLNPGTGSWFSTCKAVREALEEFSCFVAVYDKVEPEFISDAFASFKELFNLPMETKLLNTIPDRPAFGYIRPRPETPVHETVGIEDSTTIGAVQSFANVIWPSGNDHFCETIHSYTKQVSEVNRLVSRMIFESYGVGKYSDSHIESTSYLLRANAYRVPHEKEPNLGIIPHTDTSFVSVVKQDSVQGLQVQLKDGTWIPVHLPQSSFAVMAGDAMLAWSNGRVHPCFHRVIMKEKARFSIALFSFHKGVVQVPKELADDNYPLRFKSFDHFGLLNFRLKNPALSCQERVKAYCGIKDAWESINSCVGSQTQPN; encoded by the exons ATGGAGAACAATCCTCAAGTCTATACTCCTCAAACACAGCAAAACAATATAGTACCAGTCATATATTTTACCGCAGAAAACCTAAATCCAGGTACAGGTTCTTGGTTTTCTACTTGCAAAGCTGTGAGGGAAGCCCTGGAGGAGTTTAGCTGCTTCGTCGCAGTTTATGACAAAGTTGAACCTGAGTTCATTAGTGATGCTTTTGCATCTTTTAAGGAGCTGTTTAACCTCCCCATGGAGACAAAATTGCTTAACACTATTCCTGATAGGCCAGCTTTTGGCTATATAAGACCAAGGCCTGAAACCCCTGTTCATGAAACCGTTGGTATTGAAGATTCAACAACCATTGGAGCAGTTCAAAGCTTTGCAAATGTCATCTGGCCTTCAGGAAATGATCATTTCTG TGAAACAATACACTCCTACACAAAACAAGTATCAGAGGTGAACAGGTTGGTGAGCAGAATGATATTTGAAAGCTATGGTGTTGGTAAGTACAGCGACTCTCACATAGAATCAACATCTTATCTCCTCAGAGCCAATGCTTATAGAGTTCCCCATGAGAAGGAGCCAAATCTTGGAATTATTCCTCATACTGACACAAGTTTTGTGAGTGTTGTTAAGCAAGATAGTGTTCAAGGGTTACAGGTTCAATTAAAGGACGGTACATGGATTCCTGTTCATTTGCCACAATCTTCCTTTGCAGTCATGGCAGGTGATGCCATGCTG GCATGGAGCAATGGCAGAGTACATCCTTGTTTTCACAGAGTTAtaatgaaagaaaaagcaagATTTTCTATTGCACTGTTCTCCTTCCACAAAGGAGTTGTTCAAGTACCAAAAGAGCTTGCTGATGATAACTACCCACTACGATTTAAATCTTTTGATCATTTTGGTTTATTAAATTTCCGTTTGAAGAATCCAGCTCTATCTTGTCAGGAAAGAGTCAAAGCCTATTGCGGTATAAAGGATGCATGGGAGAGTATTAATTCCTGTGTTGGTTCCCAGACTCAACCAAATTAA